A genomic region of Pseudomonas sp. KU43P contains the following coding sequences:
- a CDS encoding glutamine synthetase family protein, translating into MSNNLDQLTDWLKEHKITEVECLISDLTGITRGKISPTNKFIAEKGMRLPESVLLQTVTGDYVDDDIYYELLDPADIDMICRPDEDAVFLVPWAIEPTAQVIHDTYDKKGNPVELSPRNVLKKVLKLYADKGWQPIVAPEMEFYLTKRSEDPDFPLQPPVGRSGRPETGRQSFSIEAANEFDPLFEDVYDWCELQQLDLDTLIHEDGTAQMEINFRHGNALHLADQILVFKRTMREAALKHNVAATFMAKPMTGEPGSAMHLHQSVVDAATGKNIFSNEDGSMSELFLHHIGGLQKFIPEALPLFAPNVNSFRRFLPDTSAPVNVEWGEENRTVGLRVPDAGPQNRRVENRLPGADANPYLAIAASLLCGYIGMVEGIAASAPVVGRGYERRNLRLPLTIEDALERMEVSRALTQYLGKKFITGYVATKRAEHENFKRVISSWEREFLLFAV; encoded by the coding sequence ATGAGTAACAACCTCGACCAGCTCACCGATTGGTTGAAAGAGCACAAGATCACCGAAGTCGAATGCCTGATCAGCGACCTGACCGGCATTACTCGCGGCAAGATCTCGCCGACCAACAAGTTCATCGCCGAAAAAGGCATGCGCCTGCCCGAAAGCGTGCTGCTGCAGACCGTGACCGGCGATTACGTCGACGACGACATCTATTACGAACTGCTCGACCCGGCCGACATCGACATGATCTGCCGCCCTGACGAAGACGCCGTGTTCCTCGTGCCTTGGGCCATCGAGCCGACCGCGCAGGTCATCCACGACACCTACGACAAGAAGGGCAACCCGGTCGAGCTGTCGCCGCGCAACGTCCTCAAGAAAGTACTCAAGCTCTACGCCGACAAGGGCTGGCAGCCGATCGTCGCGCCGGAGATGGAGTTCTACCTGACCAAGCGCAGCGAAGACCCGGACTTCCCGCTGCAGCCGCCGGTGGGCCGGTCGGGCCGCCCGGAAACCGGCCGTCAGTCTTTCTCCATCGAGGCCGCGAACGAATTCGACCCGCTGTTCGAGGACGTCTACGACTGGTGCGAACTGCAGCAGCTCGACCTCGATACGCTGATCCACGAAGACGGCACGGCGCAGATGGAAATCAACTTCCGTCACGGCAATGCCCTGCACCTGGCCGACCAGATCCTGGTGTTCAAGCGCACCATGCGCGAAGCCGCCCTCAAGCACAACGTGGCCGCCACCTTCATGGCCAAGCCCATGACCGGCGAGCCGGGCAGTGCCATGCACCTGCACCAGAGCGTGGTCGACGCCGCCACCGGCAAGAACATCTTCAGCAACGAAGACGGCAGCATGAGCGAATTGTTCCTGCACCACATCGGTGGCCTGCAGAAGTTCATCCCCGAGGCTCTGCCGCTGTTCGCGCCCAACGTCAACTCGTTCCGCCGCTTCCTGCCGGACACCTCGGCACCGGTAAACGTCGAGTGGGGCGAGGAGAACCGTACCGTCGGCCTGCGTGTGCCGGATGCCGGCCCACAGAACCGCCGCGTCGAGAACCGTCTGCCGGGCGCCGACGCCAACCCGTACCTGGCCATCGCCGCGAGCCTGCTGTGCGGCTACATCGGCATGGTCGAAGGCATCGCGGCCAGCGCCCCGGTCGTTGGCCGTGGCTACGAGCGACGCAACCTGCGCCTGCCGCTGACCATCGAAGACGCCCTGGAACGTATGGAAGTCAGCCGTGCGCTGACCCAGTACCTGGGCAAGAAATTCATCACCGGCTACGTCGCTACCAAGCGCGCCGAGCATGAGAACTTCAAGCGTGTCATCAGCTCCTGGGAGCGTGAGTTCCTGCTGTTTGCTGTGTGA
- a CDS encoding polyamine ABC transporter substrate-binding protein, which yields MKKMGKTLLAAALMGAMATAVQAEDKVLNVYNWSDYIAPDTIAKFEKQTGIKVKYDVFDSNETLEAKLLAGKSGYDIVVPSNNFLAKQIKAGVYEELDRSKLPNWKNLDEDLLKAVGDASDKGNKHAFPYMWGSIGIGYNPEKVKAALGVDKIDSWDAVFKPENIAKLKSCGVSFLDAPTEMLPAALHYLGKPTNSTSKEDLKAAEDLFLKIRPSITYFHSSKYIGDLANGNICVAVGYSGDVEQAKARAHEAGDKVKVDYIIPKEGAGTFYDMVAIPKDAEHKEAAYKFMDFLMQPEVMAEITNAVRFPNGNAAATQFVDKAITSDPSIYPPAEVKKQLYAITAPETAAQRAITRSWTKIKSGK from the coding sequence ATGAAGAAAATGGGCAAGACGTTGCTGGCCGCCGCCCTGATGGGTGCCATGGCGACCGCAGTTCAGGCTGAAGACAAGGTATTGAACGTCTACAACTGGTCGGACTACATCGCTCCGGACACCATCGCGAAGTTCGAGAAGCAGACCGGCATCAAGGTCAAGTACGACGTCTTCGACAGCAACGAAACCCTGGAAGCCAAGCTGCTGGCAGGCAAGTCGGGTTATGACATCGTCGTGCCGTCCAACAACTTCCTGGCCAAGCAGATCAAGGCGGGCGTCTACGAGGAGCTTGACCGCTCCAAGCTGCCGAACTGGAAGAACCTCGACGAAGACCTGCTCAAGGCCGTTGGCGATGCCAGCGACAAGGGCAACAAGCACGCCTTCCCGTACATGTGGGGCTCGATCGGCATCGGCTACAACCCGGAGAAGGTCAAGGCCGCGCTGGGTGTGGACAAGATCGACTCGTGGGACGCCGTGTTCAAGCCTGAGAACATCGCCAAGCTCAAGAGCTGTGGCGTGAGCTTCCTGGATGCCCCGACCGAAATGCTGCCGGCTGCACTGCATTACCTGGGCAAGCCGACCAACAGCACCAGCAAGGAAGACCTGAAGGCTGCTGAGGATCTGTTCCTCAAGATCCGTCCTTCGATCACCTACTTCCACTCGTCCAAGTACATTGGCGACCTGGCCAACGGCAACATCTGCGTGGCCGTCGGTTACTCGGGTGACGTCGAGCAGGCCAAGGCCCGTGCCCACGAGGCTGGCGACAAGGTCAAAGTGGACTACATCATTCCGAAAGAAGGTGCCGGTACCTTCTACGACATGGTTGCCATCCCCAAAGATGCCGAACACAAGGAAGCTGCCTACAAGTTCATGGACTTCCTGATGCAGCCGGAAGTCATGGCCGAGATCACCAACGCCGTGCGCTTCCCGAACGGCAACGCCGCTGCCACCCAGTTCGTGGACAAGGCCATCACCAGCGATCCGAGCATCTACCCGCCAGCTGAGGTGAAGAAGCAGCTTTACGCGATTACAGCCCCTGAAACTGCTGCCCAGCGTGCTATCACCCGCAGCTGGACCAAGATCAAGTCGGGCAAGTAA
- a CDS encoding polyamine ABC transporter substrate-binding protein, giving the protein MSISVLRKALMAGAGLTLACSVQAAPTVHFYNWSDYIGPNTLADFEKATGIKPVQDVFDSNETLEGKLLAGNTGYDVVVPSNHFLGKQIKAGAFQKLDKSLLPNYGNLDPALMKRLEKNDPGNQYAVPYLWGTNGIGYNVDKVKAALGVDTIDSWAVLFEPENMKKLSKCGVAFLDSADEMLPAVLNYMGLNPNSTDPKDYEKAEKKLLAVRPYVTYFHSSKYITDLANGDICVAAGFSGDVFQAKARAEEAKKGVNLAYAIPKEGGNLWFDVLAIPKDAKNVKEAHAFINYLLKPEVIAQVSDYVGYANPNPKAGDLMDQAVRTDAAVYPPQEVLDKMFVNSELPPKVQRLMTRSWTKVKSGK; this is encoded by the coding sequence TTGTCTATTTCTGTATTACGCAAGGCCTTGATGGCTGGAGCGGGCCTGACGCTGGCATGCAGCGTCCAAGCGGCGCCTACGGTGCATTTCTACAACTGGTCGGACTACATCGGCCCGAACACCCTCGCGGATTTCGAAAAAGCCACCGGCATCAAGCCCGTGCAAGACGTGTTCGACTCCAACGAAACCCTGGAAGGCAAACTGCTGGCCGGCAACACCGGCTATGACGTGGTCGTGCCGTCCAACCATTTCCTCGGCAAGCAGATCAAGGCGGGCGCGTTCCAGAAGCTCGACAAGAGCCTGCTCCCCAACTATGGCAACCTCGACCCGGCGCTGATGAAACGCCTGGAAAAGAACGACCCGGGCAACCAGTACGCCGTGCCTTACCTGTGGGGCACCAACGGCATCGGTTACAACGTCGACAAGGTGAAGGCCGCGCTGGGCGTGGACACTATCGACTCCTGGGCCGTGCTGTTCGAACCCGAGAACATGAAGAAGCTCTCCAAATGCGGCGTGGCCTTCCTCGACTCGGCAGACGAAATGCTTCCGGCGGTGCTCAACTACATGGGCCTGAACCCCAACAGCACCGACCCCAAGGACTACGAAAAGGCCGAGAAGAAGCTGCTGGCAGTACGCCCGTACGTGACCTACTTCCACTCGTCCAAGTACATCACCGACCTGGCCAACGGCGACATCTGCGTCGCGGCAGGTTTCTCCGGCGATGTGTTCCAGGCCAAGGCCCGCGCCGAAGAGGCGAAGAAGGGCGTGAACCTGGCCTACGCGATTCCCAAGGAAGGCGGCAACCTCTGGTTCGACGTGCTGGCGATCCCCAAGGACGCCAAGAACGTCAAGGAGGCCCACGCCTTCATCAACTATTTGCTGAAACCTGAGGTTATCGCCCAGGTCAGTGATTACGTCGGTTACGCCAACCCGAACCCCAAGGCTGGCGACCTGATGGACCAGGCCGTGAGGACTGACGCCGCGGTATACCCACCGCAGGAAGTGCTGGACAAGATGTTCGTCAACAGTGAGTTGCCGCCCAAGGTGCAACGTTTGATGACCCGCAGCTGGACCAAGGTCAAGTCGGGCAAGTAA
- a CDS encoding aspartate aminotransferase family protein, whose protein sequence is MSVKNPQTREWQTLSGEHHLAPFSDYKQLKEKGPRIITKAQGVHLWDSEGHKILDGMAGLWCVAVGYGREELVQAAEKQMRELPYYNLFFQTAHPPALELAKAITDVAPEGMTHVFFTGSGSEGNDTVLRMVRHYWALKGKPQKQTIIGRINGYHGSTVAGASLGGMSGMHEQGGLPIPGIVHIAQPYWFGEGGDMTPDAFGVWAAEQLEKKILEVGEDNVAAFIAEPIQGAGGVIIPPDTYWPKIKEILAKYDILFVADEVICGFGRTGEWFGSDYYDLKPDLMTIAKGLTSGYIPMGGVIVRDTVAKVLSEGGDFNHGFTYSGHPVAAAVGLENLRILRDEKIVEHARTEVAPYLQKRLRELQDHPLVGEVRGLGLLGAIELVKDKATRSRYEGKGVGMVCRNFCFENGLIMRAVGDTMIIAPPLVISHAEVDELVEKARKCLDLTLEAIR, encoded by the coding sequence ATGAGCGTCAAAAACCCGCAAACCCGTGAATGGCAAACCCTGAGCGGCGAGCACCACCTTGCACCTTTCAGTGATTACAAGCAGCTGAAGGAGAAGGGGCCGCGCATCATCACCAAGGCGCAGGGCGTGCATTTGTGGGACAGCGAGGGGCACAAGATCCTCGACGGCATGGCCGGCCTGTGGTGCGTGGCGGTCGGCTACGGCCGTGAAGAGCTGGTGCAGGCTGCCGAGAAGCAGATGCGCGAGCTGCCGTACTACAACCTGTTCTTCCAGACTGCCCACCCGCCGGCACTGGAGCTGGCCAAGGCCATCACCGACGTGGCGCCCGAGGGCATGACCCACGTGTTCTTCACCGGCTCTGGCTCCGAGGGCAACGACACCGTGCTGCGCATGGTGCGTCACTACTGGGCGCTCAAGGGCAAGCCACAGAAGCAGACCATCATCGGCCGCATCAACGGCTATCACGGCTCCACCGTCGCTGGCGCAAGCCTGGGCGGCATGAGCGGCATGCACGAGCAGGGTGGCCTGCCGATCCCGGGCATCGTGCATATTGCGCAGCCGTACTGGTTCGGCGAAGGCGGCGACATGACCCCGGACGCATTCGGTGTCTGGGCTGCCGAGCAGTTGGAAAAGAAAATTCTGGAAGTGGGCGAGGACAACGTCGCCGCCTTCATCGCCGAGCCGATCCAGGGCGCCGGGGGTGTGATCATTCCGCCTGATACCTACTGGCCGAAGATCAAGGAAATTCTGGCCAAGTACGACATCCTGTTCGTCGCCGACGAAGTGATCTGCGGCTTCGGCCGTACCGGCGAGTGGTTCGGTTCCGATTACTACGACCTTAAGCCCGATCTGATGACCATTGCCAAGGGCCTTACCTCCGGTTACATCCCCATGGGCGGTGTGATCGTGCGTGACACCGTGGCCAAGGTGCTCAGCGAAGGCGGTGATTTCAACCACGGCTTCACCTATTCCGGCCACCCGGTGGCTGCCGCGGTAGGCCTGGAAAACCTGCGCATCCTGCGCGACGAGAAGATCGTCGAGCACGCTCGCACGGAAGTGGCACCCTACTTGCAAAAACGTCTGCGGGAACTGCAGGACCACCCGCTGGTGGGCGAGGTTCGCGGCCTGGGCCTGCTCGGCGCGATCGAACTGGTCAAGGACAAGGCCACCCGCAGCCGCTACGAAGGCAAGGGCGTGGGCATGGTGTGCCGCAACTTCTGCTTCGAAAACGGCCTGATCATGCGCGCGGTAGGCGACACCATGATCATTGCACCACCCCTGGTGATCAGCCACGCGGAGGTCGACGAGCTGGTGGAAAAGGCGCGTAAGTGCCTGGACCTGACGCTCGAAGCGATCCGGTGA
- the argA gene encoding amino-acid N-acetyltransferase produces the protein MPDYVNWLRHASPYINAHRDCTFVVMLPGDGVEHPNFGNIVHDLVLLHSLGVRLVLVHGSRPQIESRLEARGLTPHYHRGMRITDAATLDCVIDAVGALRLSIEARLSMDIAASPMQGSRLRVACGNLVTARPIGVLEGVDYHHTGEVRRIDRKGISRLLDERSIVLLSPLGYSPTGEIFNLACEDVATRAAIELGADKLLLFGAEPGLLDEHGKLVRELRPQQIAPHLARLGSDYQAELLDAAAEACKGGVARSHIVSYAEDGALLTELFTRGGGGTLVSQEQFEVVREATIEDVGGLLELISPLEEQGILVRRSREVLEREIEQFSVVEREGMIIACAALYPIADSQAGELACLAVSPEYRHGRRGDELLERIEGRARALGLNTLFVLTTRTAHWFRERGFTPSGVERLPAARASLYNYQRNSKIFEKPL, from the coding sequence ATGCCCGATTACGTCAACTGGCTGCGTCATGCCTCCCCGTACATCAATGCCCATCGCGATTGCACCTTCGTGGTCATGCTCCCCGGCGATGGGGTAGAACACCCGAACTTCGGCAACATCGTCCACGACCTGGTGTTGCTGCACAGCCTGGGCGTGCGCCTGGTGCTGGTGCATGGTTCGCGCCCGCAGATCGAAAGCCGCCTGGAGGCCCGGGGCCTGACCCCGCACTACCACCGCGGCATGCGCATCACCGATGCCGCCACGCTGGACTGCGTGATCGATGCGGTCGGCGCCCTGCGCCTGTCCATCGAGGCGCGCCTGTCGATGGACATCGCCGCTTCGCCGATGCAGGGTTCACGGCTGCGCGTAGCCTGCGGCAACCTGGTGACCGCTCGCCCGATCGGTGTGCTCGAAGGCGTGGATTACCACCATACCGGCGAAGTGCGCCGCATCGACCGCAAGGGCATCAGTCGGCTGCTCGATGAGCGCTCCATCGTGCTGCTGTCGCCTTTGGGTTACTCGCCCACCGGTGAGATTTTCAATCTGGCCTGCGAAGACGTGGCCACCCGCGCCGCCATCGAGCTGGGTGCCGACAAGCTGCTGCTGTTCGGTGCCGAGCCTGGCTTGCTCGACGAGCACGGCAAGCTGGTGCGCGAACTGCGGCCGCAGCAGATCGCGCCGCATCTGGCGCGCCTGGGCAGCGATTATCAGGCCGAGTTGCTGGATGCGGCTGCCGAGGCGTGCAAAGGCGGCGTGGCGCGCAGCCATATCGTCAGTTATGCCGAAGACGGCGCCTTGCTTACCGAACTGTTCACCCGGGGCGGTGGCGGTACGCTGGTGTCGCAGGAACAGTTCGAAGTGGTGCGCGAGGCGACCATCGAGGATGTTGGCGGCTTGCTGGAGCTGATCAGCCCGCTGGAAGAGCAGGGCATCCTTGTACGGCGCTCGCGTGAAGTGCTGGAGCGGGAGATCGAGCAGTTCAGCGTGGTCGAGCGTGAAGGCATGATCATCGCCTGTGCGGCGTTGTACCCGATTGCCGATTCACAGGCCGGTGAGTTGGCGTGCTTGGCCGTGAGCCCGGAGTACCGCCATGGCAGACGCGGGGATGAGCTGCTCGAGCGCATCGAGGGCCGCGCGCGGGCGTTGGGCTTGAATACCTTGTTCGTGCTTACCACGCGGACCGCGCACTGGTTCCGTGAGCGGGGCTTCACGCCCAGTGGCGTGGAGCGGCTGCCGGCGGCGCGGGCGTCGCTGTACAACTACCAGCGCAATTCGAAGATTTTCGAGAAACCGTTGTAA
- a CDS encoding CYTH domain-containing protein has protein sequence MHKETELKLRASRDTLAALREHPLLKKRNKSGWQTRELLNQYFDTPERDLAAARVALRLRRDGEDVIQTLKCRGQSVAGLSERNEYEWHLDKVKLDLKKLDATCWPEQLAELDKKTIKPLFTTDFTREYAEIAWGRGKSKVVIEAALDQGFVIAGKQKEEICELELELREGAPEALLELAAELAASLPLMPCDISKAERGYRLLEPDSYELSLPSSELNAEMALDEAFTALAWQLLGSSQRLAEQYRHNGHWRLLQDWVQCLGELRALVSSLGQAAPRATTRELRASLDALLEDWRPLVQAGNDDEDIRRAAPEQFVDELEDVRWGQFSLETSRWLLARTWTVERKGRGERQGKAQLASWLAHLLGEEGRALKLPLYTQRPEDLAEQLPRIEQLLAWLHHARQVLEAPQMDRLYGDLKKLHELAEQPLGEEPDELLEARIEQARAIDQSRGWKHLLKV, from the coding sequence ATGCACAAAGAAACCGAACTCAAGCTCCGCGCCAGCCGCGATACCCTCGCCGCCCTGCGCGAGCACCCTCTGCTGAAAAAGCGCAACAAGTCCGGCTGGCAGACCCGCGAACTGCTCAACCAGTACTTCGACACCCCCGAGCGTGACCTTGCCGCCGCCCGTGTCGCCCTGCGCCTGCGCCGCGATGGCGAGGACGTCATCCAGACCCTGAAGTGCCGTGGCCAGAGCGTCGCCGGCCTGTCCGAGCGCAACGAGTACGAGTGGCACCTGGACAAGGTCAAGCTCGACCTGAAAAAGCTTGATGCCACCTGCTGGCCCGAGCAACTGGCCGAACTGGACAAGAAAACCATCAAGCCGCTGTTCACCACCGACTTCACCCGCGAGTACGCGGAAATCGCCTGGGGCCGTGGCAAGAGCAAGGTGGTGATCGAAGCCGCGCTGGACCAGGGCTTCGTGATAGCCGGCAAGCAAAAGGAAGAAATCTGCGAACTGGAACTGGAGCTGCGTGAAGGCGCTCCCGAAGCGCTGCTGGAGCTGGCCGCCGAGCTGGCCGCCAGCCTGCCATTGATGCCCTGCGACATCAGCAAGGCCGAGCGCGGCTACCGCCTGCTGGAGCCGGACAGCTACGAGCTGAGCCTGCCGAGCTCGGAACTGAACGCTGAAATGGCCCTGGACGAGGCCTTCACCGCCCTGGCCTGGCAGTTGCTGGGCAGCAGCCAGCGCCTGGCCGAGCAGTATCGCCACAATGGCCACTGGCGCCTGCTGCAGGACTGGGTGCAGTGCCTGGGCGAGCTGCGCGCATTGGTCAGCAGCCTGGGCCAGGCCGCACCTCGGGCCACCACCCGTGAACTGCGCGCCAGCCTCGACGCGCTGCTGGAAGACTGGCGCCCGCTGGTGCAAGCCGGCAACGATGACGAAGACATCCGTCGCGCTGCCCCCGAGCAGTTCGTCGATGAGCTGGAAGACGTGCGTTGGGGCCAGTTCTCCCTGGAAACCTCGCGCTGGCTGCTGGCCCGTACCTGGACCGTGGAACGCAAGGGCCGTGGCGAGCGTCAGGGCAAAGCACAACTGGCAAGCTGGCTGGCGCACCTGCTGGGCGAAGAAGGCCGTGCGTTGAAACTGCCGCTGTACACCCAGCGCCCGGAAGACCTGGCCGAACAGTTGCCGCGTATCGAGCAGCTGCTGGCCTGGCTGCACCATGCGCGCCAGGTGCTGGAAGCGCCGCAGATGGACCGCCTGTACGGCGACCTGAAAAAGCTGCACGAGCTGGCGGAGCAACCGCTGGGCGAAGAGCCTGACGAGCTGCTTGAAGCGCGTATCGAGCAGGCTCGGGCGATCGATCAGAGCCGTGGCTGGAAGCATCTGCTCAAGGTTTGA
- a CDS encoding Lrp/AsnC family transcriptional regulator has protein sequence MLSELDAYDRRILELLQADASLSSAQIAERVGLSQSPCWRRIQRMKEEGIIRGQVTLLDRKKVGLNTQIFAEVKLNAHGRSNFTEFTEAIRGFPEVLECYVLMGSVDFLLRIVTSDIEAYERFFFEKLSNVPGIQEVNSIVALSEIKSTTSLPLMR, from the coding sequence ATGCTGAGCGAGTTGGACGCCTATGACCGACGCATTCTCGAACTGCTGCAGGCGGATGCTTCGCTGTCGAGCGCGCAGATCGCCGAGCGGGTAGGGCTGTCGCAATCGCCTTGCTGGCGCCGCATACAACGGATGAAGGAGGAGGGCATCATTCGTGGGCAGGTGACCTTGCTCGACCGCAAAAAGGTGGGCCTGAACACGCAGATTTTCGCCGAAGTGAAACTCAACGCCCACGGCCGCTCCAACTTCACCGAGTTCACCGAGGCGATCCGCGGCTTTCCAGAAGTGTTGGAGTGTTATGTGCTGATGGGGTCGGTGGATTTTCTGCTGCGCATCGTCACGTCGGACATCGAAGCCTATGAGCGCTTCTTCTTCGAAAAGCTGTCGAACGTGCCGGGCATCCAGGAGGTCAATTCGATCGTGGCGCTGTCGGAAATCAAATCCACCACCAGCCTGCCACTGATGCGGTGA
- the argE gene encoding acetylornithine deacetylase: protein MPLPTLKDQFAALIAAPSVSCTQPALDQSNRQVIDLLASWLGDLGFHCDIQQVSPGKFNLLASRGTGPGGLVLAGHSDTVPYDEQLWASDPLKLSEVDGRWVGLGSCDMKGFFALIIEAVIPLLEHDFKQPLLILATCDEESSMSGARALAEAGQPLGRAAVIGEPTGLKPIRMHKGILMDRIDILGRSGHSSDPSLGHSALEAMHAVMGELMGLRRQWQDTYRNPQFSVPTPTMNFGCIHGGDNPNRICGQCALEFDLRPLPGMDVEQLRQAIRAKLQPVAERHEVRIDYAPLFPAVPPFEQAADTELVQVAERLTGHRAEAVAFGTEAPYLQQLGCQTIVLGPGDIACAHQPGEYLEMSRIEPTVRLLRDLIRHYCLQ, encoded by the coding sequence ATGCCGTTGCCCACGCTCAAAGACCAGTTTGCTGCCTTGATCGCCGCGCCCTCGGTCAGTTGCACCCAGCCTGCGCTGGACCAGTCCAATCGCCAGGTCATCGACCTGCTGGCGAGCTGGCTCGGTGACCTGGGTTTCCATTGCGATATCCAGCAAGTCAGCCCAGGCAAGTTCAACCTGCTGGCCAGCCGTGGCACCGGCCCTGGAGGGCTGGTGCTGGCCGGGCATAGCGACACGGTGCCCTACGACGAACAGCTGTGGGCCAGCGACCCGCTCAAGCTGAGCGAGGTCGACGGTCGTTGGGTAGGTCTTGGCAGCTGCGACATGAAGGGCTTCTTCGCCTTGATCATCGAGGCTGTGATCCCTTTGCTCGAGCATGACTTCAAGCAGCCGTTGCTCATCCTCGCCACTTGCGACGAAGAAAGTTCGATGTCCGGCGCCCGTGCCCTGGCCGAGGCAGGGCAGCCGTTGGGCCGCGCGGCGGTAATTGGCGAGCCTACGGGCCTGAAGCCTATCCGCATGCACAAAGGCATCCTGATGGACCGCATCGACATCCTCGGGCGCAGCGGCCATTCGTCGGACCCGAGTCTCGGTCATAGCGCCCTGGAAGCCATGCATGCGGTTATGGGCGAACTGATGGGCCTGCGCCGGCAGTGGCAGGATACCTATCGCAACCCGCAATTCAGTGTGCCCACGCCGACCATGAACTTCGGCTGCATCCACGGCGGCGACAACCCCAACCGCATCTGCGGGCAATGCGCCCTGGAGTTCGATCTGCGCCCGCTGCCGGGCATGGATGTAGAGCAGCTGCGCCAAGCCATTCGCGCAAAACTGCAACCGGTGGCCGAGCGCCACGAAGTTCGCATCGACTATGCACCGCTGTTCCCCGCCGTGCCGCCGTTCGAGCAGGCCGCCGATACCGAGCTGGTACAGGTGGCCGAACGCCTTACCGGGCATCGGGCCGAAGCAGTGGCGTTCGGTACCGAAGCGCCTTATCTTCAGCAGCTTGGTTGCCAGACCATCGTGCTGGGGCCTGGCGATATCGCCTGTGCCCACCAGCCCGGCGAATACCTTGAAATGTCACGAATCGAGCCTACCGTGCGTCTATTGCGTGACCTGATCCGGCACTATTGCCTCCAGTAA
- a CDS encoding glutamine synthetase family protein gives MSVPPRAVQLNEANAFLKEHPEVLYVDLLIADMNGVVRGKRIERTSLHKVYEKGINLPASLFALDINGSTVESTGLGLDIGDADRICYPIPGTLSNEPWQKRPTAQLLMTMHEIEGEPFFADPREVLRQVVSKFTDMGLTICAAFELEFYLIDQENVNGRPQPPRSPISGKRPQSTQVYLIDDLDEYADCLQDILEGAKEQGIPADAIVKESAPAQFEVNLHHVADPLKACDYAVLLKRLIKNIAYDHEMDTTFMAKPYPGQAGNGLHVHISVLDKDGNNIFTSEDPEQNAALRHAVGGVLETLPASMAFLCPNVNSYRRFGAQFYVPNAPSWGLDNRTVALRVPTGSPDAVRIEHRVAGADANPYLMMAAVLAGVHHGLTNKIEPGEPIEGNSYEQLEQSLPNNLRDALRELDDSEILNKYIDPKYIDIFVACKESELEEFEHSISDLEYNWYLHTV, from the coding sequence ATGTCGGTACCCCCGCGTGCCGTTCAGCTTAACGAAGCGAACGCGTTCCTTAAGGAACATCCTGAGGTTCTCTACGTTGACCTTCTGATTGCAGATATGAATGGTGTGGTGCGTGGCAAGCGCATAGAGCGCACCAGCCTCCACAAGGTTTACGAGAAAGGCATCAACCTGCCGGCCTCCCTCTTCGCCCTCGACATCAACGGTTCCACCGTCGAAAGCACCGGGCTCGGCCTGGATATCGGCGATGCCGACCGCATCTGCTACCCGATCCCTGGCACCCTCTCCAACGAACCCTGGCAGAAGCGCCCGACCGCGCAGCTGCTGATGACCATGCACGAAATCGAAGGCGAGCCGTTCTTCGCCGACCCACGCGAAGTGTTGCGCCAGGTGGTGAGCAAGTTCACCGACATGGGCCTGACCATCTGCGCCGCGTTCGAGCTGGAGTTCTACCTGATCGACCAGGAGAACGTGAATGGCCGCCCGCAGCCACCACGCTCGCCAATCTCCGGCAAACGCCCGCAGTCGACCCAGGTGTACCTGATCGACGACCTCGACGAATACGCAGACTGCCTCCAGGACATCCTCGAGGGTGCCAAAGAGCAAGGTATCCCGGCTGACGCCATCGTCAAGGAAAGCGCCCCGGCGCAGTTCGAAGTCAACCTGCACCACGTTGCCGACCCGCTCAAGGCCTGTGACTACGCCGTGCTGCTCAAGCGGTTGATCAAGAACATCGCCTACGACCATGAAATGGACACTACCTTCATGGCCAAGCCCTACCCGGGCCAGGCAGGCAACGGCCTGCATGTTCATATTTCCGTGCTGGACAAAGATGGCAACAACATCTTCACCAGCGAGGATCCCGAGCAGAACGCCGCGCTACGTCACGCTGTCGGCGGTGTGCTCGAGACCCTGCCCGCGTCCATGGCGTTCCTCTGCCCGAACGTCAACTCGTACCGCCGTTTCGGCGCGCAGTTCTACGTACCGAACGCGCCGAGCTGGGGCCTGGACAACCGCACCGTGGCCCTGCGCGTGCCCACCGGCTCGCCGGATGCCGTGCGCATCGAGCACCGCGTGGCGGGTGCCGATGCGAACCCGTACCTGATGATGGCTGCCGTGCTGGCTGGCGTGCACCATGGCCTGACCAACAAGATCGAGCCAGGCGAGCCGATCGAAGGCAACTCGTACGAGCAGTTGGAGCAGAGCCTGCCGAACAACCTGCGCGATGCCCTGCGCGAGCTGGACGACAGTGAGATCCTCAACAAGTACATCGATCCGAAGTACATCGACATCTTCGTCGCGTGCAAGGAGAGCGAGCTGGAGGAATTCGAGCATTCGATCTCCGACCTCGAGTACAACTGGTATCTGCACACTGTGTAA